The Syntrophorhabdales bacterium genome includes the window TCAAAAAGAGCGGTACTTTCCTGAAAGCACAGCCCCACTCCTGCGAAACAGAGAAGGCGGGTGTCTTTGCGGGTGGTGACGTGGTAACCGGGCCAAGGACTGTGATCGAAGCAATCGCAGCAGGGAGAAGAGCAGCGATAGCCATCGACAGATTCCTGCGTAATGAAAAACACGAGGAAGAGCAGCTAGCTCCAAGCGTTATCGGGATGGCCGATGTGGAAGTCGCGCGTTTCAAGAAGCGTGAGAGACAGGTGATGCCTGAGGCGCAGGCTGAGGAACGAATCAAAGGTTTCAGCGAAGTGGCGGTCGGCTTCAGCGAAGGGGCAGCACTCTTTGAGGCTGACCGGTGTCTCCAGTGCGGGCTCTTTCCGAATAAGAACAGGTAGCAGCAACTACAGGTTGAGGAAAAACCGAGAAGAAAGGTTAAGGTTAAGAAAAGTAAATGCGGGGAATCAAAACAGAGCAGTCTCTTTTCTTAGCCTTCAATTAGCCTTTACCTTTACCTGTTTTATTATTTTCCTATCCTTAAAGGAGGCGGCTATGGCCAGAGAGAATTACAATGTGTTTGACGAAATGTATAAGCGTAAGAATTTCACCTGGAGCGACGCAGTTAAGAAAGGCAAGATCCTTGCCATCTCAGGCACAGTAGCAACTGACGAAAACCACAGGACGCTGTATAAGGGTGATCTCGTGGGACAGATGCGCTACATCTACGAGACGGTCAAGGGAGTACTGGAGAAAGCCGGCGGCAGCTTTGACGATGTCATCAAGACGACCGATTATATCACGCCTCAAGCCGTGCCTGACTATGTAAAGACAGCCGATATCCGTCGCGAATATTTCAAAGGCAATTACTCGGCAGCAACGGGTGTGGTAGTGCACAGCCTGCTCAGGCCCGATTGGCTGATTGAAATAGAGTTCCTTGCCGTGCTTGACTAGCAGAATCCTGTCTTCGCCGTCAAGACCGGCAACGTGCAAATTATTGATAGCGAGCCCCTGCTCGCGATATTTCTTCTGCCAACTATTTTCTTGACAGACGCTGGTCCGGCCCATATCCTATTGTCAGGATTCGCACCGGACCAGCGTACTCCCCCGTGAAAAAGCAGCGAGACGAAAGCGTTTCTCAAGACGATATTCTCCAGGTTTTCAAGAAGGAGAAGAGGCCTCTTTCTGTCGAAGACCTCAGACGCGTTCTAAATTGGCATAGATCGCAAAAAAAGCAGATCAGGAAATCACTACAGGAGCTGGTGCGTGCAGGAAAGCTCGTTCGCATCAGAGAGAACCGGTTCGGCATCCCTGATGAAATGAACCTGGAGATCGGAATCCTCTGGTGCACGAGAAGCGGGAATGGATTCGTAGTGCCCGAAAAGGCTGGACATAAAGATGTGTTCGTACCTGCCCGTTACATCAGGAATGCGATGCACGGCGA containing:
- a CDS encoding RidA family protein, with translation MARENYNVFDEMYKRKNFTWSDAVKKGKILAISGTVATDENHRTLYKGDLVGQMRYIYETVKGVLEKAGGSFDDVIKTTDYITPQAVPDYVKTADIRREYFKGNYSAATGVVVHSLLRPDWLIEIEFLAVLD